Part of the Thermodesulfobacteriota bacterium genome is shown below.
CCATCATGGACTCTCTGGCCGACATCGCCGACGCCATATAGTTTCCATCCATCACGGGGACGCCCCTTACGGGCGTCCCCTTTTTTAAACCGCTCACCAATATATATCAGCACTTCATGATCAACTCGATGGCCCGCCGGTACTTGTCGATTCGTTCCTGATCCGGCCGGGTCGGGTTGGCGATCCGGGACAGATCGCAGTTGTCCTCCAGATCGGCCAGCTTGACCCGCCGGCCGATAGGGTTGGACGCCGCCCGCAGGATATATTGGTTGTAGGTTTCGTTTTTGCGTTTCGTGACGGAATCGACGGCCCTGATAACCGTCTCGGAAAACCCTTCCTGCCTCAGATCACCGATCGTCACCCGGGTTTCCCCCTGGCTGTCTTCAATCACGTCATGCAGCACGGCCGTTATCTGTTCCTCCGGGGCCGTGAGCTTCAGCATCACCCGGAGGGGATGAAGGATATAAGGCGCGCCGGCTTTGTCTTTCCTGCCGGCATGGACTCTGACGGCGATCTCAATCGCCCGTTCGAGGGTGGACATAATGGACTTCTCCTGATTTTTGATAGCACTCACTCCTCAACCGGTTCAGGCATTCTCATGGCCGCCAGGGTGACGGTCAGCTTATCCCGCAGAAAAGACGTCTCGATTTTCGCCTGCTCCAGCTTCAGGGTCAGATCCGCCTGCTGCTTGAGCCGGGCCTTGTAATCCCCGTCCGCGTCCAGCGCCATGGTGAATATCCGGGTGCGGTCTTCCAGCGTGTTGCCCAGTACTTTCTCGCTCCGGACCTTCTTGATCAGCGCCCTTTCCACACCGGCCTTGGCGACCTTCAACTGATATTCGGTTTCCAGAAGTTCTTTGGCCAGAGCGGCCGCCTGAAGCCTGGCTTCTTTCAGCTTCTCCGCCAGTTCCAGGGCTGTCTCATAGAGCGGCATTTGTTCCTCCCTGATCCGTGATCTCCATTATCTGCCGTAACGATTATCCGTATGATAGTTTGTGAATATAACACCGATATCTGTTCGTGACCAGTTTAATAGCGGCATTTGTTGCCGTGCATTTTAAGAAAGAGACGGGACCGACACATTGAGCCGGACCGGTTTTGGGATTGATCTCCTTGAATCTCCACCCGGATCATGGTAGAAACCGGGAGCATCCAAATCCAGATCAGGGGTATGGACGGGGCGACCAGGGATGTAGGGGCGGCATTCAGGCCGCCTGCTGACGGCTGGAAGGCTTCCGCTACTGAATCCCCCGGTCAAGCCGGAGGATGACGAAGACATGATGCCGAGGGATAACGAATAAAAAACCGGGGGTTGAGATGAAAAAGAAATTGAGGATATTGGCGGGTACGCTGGTGATCCTGCTGGCGGCTTCCGTGTGTTTCGCAAAAACTATCAAGATCGGATTCAACATTTCCCTGACCGGAGACATTCCCAAGGTGGGCGAGGAATCCAAGTTCGCCGGGGAAATGATGAAGAATGAAATCAACGCCAATGGCGGCCTGGAAGTGGGCGGCGAAAAATACCTGCTGGAATTCATCTACGAGGACAACGAATCCAAGGCCGAATCCGCGGTCATGGTGGCCCTGAAGTTGATTGAAAAGGACCAGGTTCTGGCTATTGTCGGCCCCAACTCCAGCAAGCAGGCCATTCCCGCCGGCCAGGTCTGCGACGACAACCGCACGCCCATGATCTCGCCCTGGTCCACCAACCCGGACACCACCAGAAACCGGCCCTGGGTTTTCCGGGCCGCTTTCCTCGACCCCTTCCAGGGGCCCATTGCCGCCGATTTTGCCGCCGATCAGTTTCAGGCCAAAACAGCGGCCGTGCTTTATGCTCTGTCCAACGATTACAGTAAAGGGCTGGCCGAGATCTTCCGGGATTATTTTGAAAAAAAGCAGGGCCAGGGATCGGTGAAGGCCTTTGAGAGCTACGGGGACAAGGACCAGGATTTTTCCGCCCAGTTGACCAAGATCATCGCGGCTAAACCCGACTTCATCTTCCTGCCCGACAACTACAACGAAGTGGCCCTGATCGTGAAACAGGCCCACGACCTGGGCTGGAAAGGGCCGTTCATGGGCTCAGACGCCTGGGGAAATTCCGAGCTGATGAAGCTGTGCGGGGATGACTGCGTCGGCCAGTATTTCTCCACCCACTATGCCGCGGCCGGCGCCACCGGCGCGACCAGAGAATTCATCGACAAGTATGAAAAGCTGTACGGGTATCAGCCGGCGGACGTGGCCGCCCTGACCTGGGACGCCCTCCAGGTGGTGCTGACCGGTATCCAGAACGCCGGCAAGCTCACCGGGAACATTGAAAAGGACCGGAAAAACGTCCGGGACGGGATCGCGGCCATCAAGGAGGTAAAGGGCATTACCGGCAACATGCGGTTTGACGAACAGGGCGATCCCATCAAGTGCGCCGTGGTGGTGCGGATCAACGAAAAGGGCGAGTTCGTGTTCACGAAGTCGGTTTGCCCCTGAACCTTGAACCCTATATATTGCTAAATGACCGAAAATCTCATTCAAAACATTTTCAACGCCCTGCAGTGGGGCAGTTTCTATTCCCTGATCGCCCTGGGATACACCCTGGTCTATGGCGTGCTGCGGCTGATCAATTTCGCCCACGGCGACATCTTCATGGTCGGGGCCTACATCGCCTTTTTCATCTCCGCTTTCCTTTTTAAAGGCGGCGAAGGGCTTTCCGGAGGGGCCACCCTGGCCTTGACCATTCCCCTCACCATGATCCTGACCTCGGCCTGCGGCGTGACTCTGGAACGGATCGCCTACCGCCCATTGCGGCGAAAGGGGGTTAACCGGTTGTACGTGGTCATCACCGCCCTCATGTGCGGCCTGATCCTGGAGTACGGCAATCTGGCCTTTCTGGGCGCCAGCCGGAAAAGCTTTCCCGAACTCATGGACAAGGTGGTTTATCAGGTCGGCCCGGTCAGCATGACCAACCTGAAAATCATCGTCATCCTCACGGCCGTGGCCGTGTTTCTCCTGTTAAACGCCTTTGTCCACCGGACAAAAATCGGCATGGCCATGCGGGCCGTGTCTTACGACCGGTTCGCCATCCCCCTGATGGGCATCTCCCTGGATGCCATTATTGTCGTGACCTTTACCCTGGGGTCCTCCCTGGCCGGCCTGGCCGGAATTTTGTACGCCCTGTCCTACCCGGTGCTGGATCCGTTCATGGGCGCCATGCTCGGCTGGAAGGCCTTTATCGCGGCCGTGGTCGGCGGCATCGGCGACATCCGGGGGGCCTTTGTCGGCGGGTTTCTGCTGGGGTTTATCGAAATCCTGGTGGTGGCGGCCTTTCCCTCCACCTTCCGGGACCTGATCGCCTTTTCCATTCTCATGACCCTGCTGGTCATCAGGCCCACCGGCCTGTTCGGCCTGGCCCAGTCAACCAAGATTTAGGCAAAAGAATGAAACGATTCAGCGTACCGGCCCTGCTCCTCATCCTGGCGGCCGGAACCGTTCTGGCCGCCCGGTTCGACCTGCTGGACCAGTACGTTCAGACCATCATCATGTTCATCGGGATCAACATCATTCTGGCGGCCAGCCTCAACATCATCAACGGCTACATGGGCGAGTTCGCCTGCGGACACGCCGCCTTCATGGCCGTCGGCGCCTATGTCAGCTCCGTCCTCAACCTGGTCCTGTTCACCAATTCGCCGCCCCTGGCCGGGCCGTTTCTGCCGGAAGCCCTGGCCCTCTTCCTGTTTCCGGTCACCCTGATCGCCGGCGGCGTCGTTGCCGCCCTGGCCGGCCTGATGGTGGCCGTACCGTCGTTTAAAACCCGTGACGACTACCTGGCCATCATCACTCTGGCGGCCAACTTTATCGTCTGCAACATCTTCATCAATTTAGAAAGCCTGGGCGGCGCCCGGGGGCTCATGGGCATGAAAAAAATCGTATTTTTCATGAGCGACGCCGTCGATCTGCCCTGGATGCTGATCTGGGTGCTGATCTTCACCGTTCTGACCGTATTTATCATCCGGCGCTTCGTCACTTCCACCTACGGCAAGGGGATCATCGCCATCTGCCAGGACGAGGTGGCGGCCGAGATCATGAGCGTCAACACCGACCGGATGAAGGTGGCGGCCTTCATGCTTTCAGCCTTTTTAGCCGGTATTGCCGGCGGGCTTTACGCCCATATCCTGGGATACATCAACCCCAACTCATTCGGTATCATGAAATCGACGGAATGCCTGGTCATGGTGTATCTGGGGGGCATGGCCTCTCTGAGCGGATCGGTCCTGGCCGCCATCCTGTTTACGCTCCTGATCGAGGGGCTGCGGTTTGTCATTCCGGTTCTGGATTCGGCCATTCATCTTATCCCCCTGGTGCCCGACACCTACCAGTTGAGCCAGGTGGTGAAATGGATCATCATCCCCCTGCTGCTGGTGCTGCTGATGCAGTTCCGGCCGGAGGGCATCATGGGCAACCGGGAACTGGCGGACTTTCTCCCGCGATTGAGGAAATATTATAAATTTAAATAAGAACCATGACGCTTCTGACCATAAACAATCTGACCCGGGAATTCGGCGGACTGACGGCCGTGTCCGATTTTTCCATGCGCTTTGACGGCCCGGAGCTGGTGGGCCTGATCGGCCCCAACGGCGCCGGCAAGACCACGGTCTTCAACCTGGTCAGCGGGTTTTACGCCCCTACCCGGGGGGACATCCTCTTCCAGGGGAAATCCATCAGCGGCCAGAAGCCCCATCGTATCACCGCCCGGGGCATCGCCCGCACCTTCCAGAACATCCGGCTCTGGAACGACATGAGCGTCCTGGACAACATCCTGGTGGCCCATCATTCCGCCCTGGGCTACGGCCTCTGGGACGTTCTGGCAAGGACCCGACGTTACGGCCGCGGCGAGCAGAGCATCCGGTACCGGGCCATGGAAATCCTGGAGTCCATGGATCTGGCCCACCTGGCCGGCGACAGGCCCCGGAACCTGCCCTACGGCATTCAGCGCAAGGTGGAAATCGCCCGGGCGCTTTCCATCCGGCCGCAGCTCCTTCTCCTGGACGAACCGGCGGCGGGTCTGAATTCCTCGGATATCGTAGACCTCATCGCCCTCATCCGCCGGATCTTCGAAGAATTCAGGATCGCCATCTGGATGATCGAACACCAGATGGCGGTGGTCATGTCCCTGTGTTCCCGGATCCAGGTCATCGATTTCGGCCGGACCATCGCCGAAGGTACGCCGGAAGAAATCCGGAACCATCCGGACGTGATCCGGGCCTACCTGGGAGGAGAAACAGCCTGATGCTGCTGGACGTTCGGGAACTTCACGCCGCCTACGGGAATATCAAGGCCCTTCACGGCATATCCTTTCATGTGGACCGGGGGGAGATCGTCACCCTGATCGGGGCCAACGGCGCCGGCAAGACCACCACGCTTTCGGCCATCACCCGCGTGCCGCCGCCGGAAGGGCCCCGGGTCACCCGGGGGGTGGTGCTCTACCAGGGCATCAGCCTGACACCCATACCGGCCCATCGCGTTGTCTCCGATTTTCATATGGCCCTGGCGCCGGAAGGGCGGCACATCTTCGGTAACCTGACCGTGGAGGAAAACCTGAAGCTGGCGACGTTCTCACGGAAAAACGACCCGGCCTTAAAAAAAGACTATGACCGGGTTTACGGGCTCTTCCCCCAGCTGGCCCGGCGGCGGAAGCAACGCGGGGAAACCTTGAGCGGCGGCGAACAGCAGATGCTGGCCGTGAGCCGGGCCCTCATGACCGGCTGTGATTTTATCCTGCTGGACGAACCCTCCATGGGGCTGGCGCCGCTGCTGATGATGGAGATGTTCCAGGCCCTGCGGGAGTTGAACGTCGACGGCATGACCATTCTGCTGGTCGAGCAGAACGCCCATTTCGCCCTCAAATTTGCCCACCGGGGATATGTTCTGGACACCGGAAAAATCGTGGCCGAAGGAAATTCACGGGACCTGCTCGACAACCCGGAGGTCAAGAAGGCCTATCTGGGGGGGTGATGGTTTAAGGTTCAGGGTTATGGGTTGATGGGTGAGAGGTTGAGAAGGCGCTGCGCGCCGTTGAGTAGTTGAGTCGGGCGCAAGCGCCCGTGAGGCGTTGAGGTTCGCTTGCCCGCTTGTATAATTTATTTGGAATAAGGAGATTGACAGGATGTGGGTATTAATAATGATGATCTTGTTTTTGCCGCTGATTGTTCTCGGCTGGTCGTTTGTATGGACCACCGGCGGCGTCCGTTATGATCTTTCCTTTTATGACATGGACAGAGGGGATCAGCCGGGCGTTACTTGCAGGCGGCGGTATCGGAGTCCGGGGCATTTTTTTTACCGTCTCTTCGACCTGACCCGATACGCCTGGCCCCTGGCGCGGGTCTACGGCTTGCGGACGATTTCACCGGGGTTTCGTGAAAAGATCATGATCACCACCGCCCTGGCCAACAACTGCCGGCATTGACTGGCGGCTCATCGGCGGTTCGGTCGAATCGCCGGTCTCTCAGACCGGGAGATGGATGTTCTCAAGAACCTGTCCCGTGACCATCTCGATCACCGCGAATGGGTAGCCCTGCAATGGGTCCGGACCTACCTGGTCTTTGCAGGGAATTTTCCCGACCCGGATCTTTCCGCGGAATTTGATCGCCTCTATTCGCCGGAAGAGCGGGTGTCGATTTTTGCCGTCTTCAAACTGATGCTCTTCTTCAATATGCTGATGAACACCGTGGCCGGAGCAAAACCGCGGGAATAGGCGATCGGGAAGCAAACCATGTCCGACCGCCGGCGCCCTGTCACCAGGTACAAACGCCGGTAAACGGTCATGACCGCTTGCGCCCGCCCCGTCAACGATCCGGGACGGGTGTG
Proteins encoded:
- a CDS encoding GTP pyrophosphokinase — its product is MMSTLERAIEIAVRVHAGRKDKAGAPYILHPLRVMLKLTAPEEQITAVLHDVIEDSQGETRVTIGDLRQEGFSETVIRAVDSVTKRKNETYNQYILRAASNPIGRRVKLADLEDNCDLSRIANPTRPDQERIDKYRRAIELIMKC
- a CDS encoding ABC transporter substrate-binding protein, yielding MKKKLRILAGTLVILLAASVCFAKTIKIGFNISLTGDIPKVGEESKFAGEMMKNEINANGGLEVGGEKYLLEFIYEDNESKAESAVMVALKLIEKDQVLAIVGPNSSKQAIPAGQVCDDNRTPMISPWSTNPDTTRNRPWVFRAAFLDPFQGPIAADFAADQFQAKTAAVLYALSNDYSKGLAEIFRDYFEKKQGQGSVKAFESYGDKDQDFSAQLTKIIAAKPDFIFLPDNYNEVALIVKQAHDLGWKGPFMGSDAWGNSELMKLCGDDCVGQYFSTHYAAAGATGATREFIDKYEKLYGYQPADVAALTWDALQVVLTGIQNAGKLTGNIEKDRKNVRDGIAAIKEVKGITGNMRFDEQGDPIKCAVVVRINEKGEFVFTKSVCP
- a CDS encoding branched-chain amino acid ABC transporter permease, coding for MTENLIQNIFNALQWGSFYSLIALGYTLVYGVLRLINFAHGDIFMVGAYIAFFISAFLFKGGEGLSGGATLALTIPLTMILTSACGVTLERIAYRPLRRKGVNRLYVVITALMCGLILEYGNLAFLGASRKSFPELMDKVVYQVGPVSMTNLKIIVILTAVAVFLLLNAFVHRTKIGMAMRAVSYDRFAIPLMGISLDAIIVVTFTLGSSLAGLAGILYALSYPVLDPFMGAMLGWKAFIAAVVGGIGDIRGAFVGGFLLGFIEILVVAAFPSTFRDLIAFSILMTLLVIRPTGLFGLAQSTKI
- a CDS encoding branched-chain amino acid ABC transporter permease; amino-acid sequence: MKRFSVPALLLILAAGTVLAARFDLLDQYVQTIIMFIGINIILAASLNIINGYMGEFACGHAAFMAVGAYVSSVLNLVLFTNSPPLAGPFLPEALALFLFPVTLIAGGVVAALAGLMVAVPSFKTRDDYLAIITLAANFIVCNIFINLESLGGARGLMGMKKIVFFMSDAVDLPWMLIWVLIFTVLTVFIIRRFVTSTYGKGIIAICQDEVAAEIMSVNTDRMKVAAFMLSAFLAGIAGGLYAHILGYINPNSFGIMKSTECLVMVYLGGMASLSGSVLAAILFTLLIEGLRFVIPVLDSAIHLIPLVPDTYQLSQVVKWIIIPLLLVLLMQFRPEGIMGNRELADFLPRLRKYYKFK
- a CDS encoding ABC transporter ATP-binding protein, with protein sequence MTLLTINNLTREFGGLTAVSDFSMRFDGPELVGLIGPNGAGKTTVFNLVSGFYAPTRGDILFQGKSISGQKPHRITARGIARTFQNIRLWNDMSVLDNILVAHHSALGYGLWDVLARTRRYGRGEQSIRYRAMEILESMDLAHLAGDRPRNLPYGIQRKVEIARALSIRPQLLLLDEPAAGLNSSDIVDLIALIRRIFEEFRIAIWMIEHQMAVVMSLCSRIQVIDFGRTIAEGTPEEIRNHPDVIRAYLGGETA
- a CDS encoding ABC transporter ATP-binding protein, which translates into the protein MLLDVRELHAAYGNIKALHGISFHVDRGEIVTLIGANGAGKTTTLSAITRVPPPEGPRVTRGVVLYQGISLTPIPAHRVVSDFHMALAPEGRHIFGNLTVEENLKLATFSRKNDPALKKDYDRVYGLFPQLARRRKQRGETLSGGEQQMLAVSRALMTGCDFILLDEPSMGLAPLLMMEMFQALRELNVDGMTILLVEQNAHFALKFAHRGYVLDTGKIVAEGNSRDLLDNPEVKKAYLGG